TTGTTGCACTTAGCCACTTTTGTTTCCTTCAACCGTTGTCTTGTCTCGGTTCGAGCTCTCACAGCTTTCAGTCCTGGAACGTTTGGGTGCCAGATTGAAGAGTTCAGCCTTTTCGTATACACCATTAAATGGTTTCCCCCATCCTGGCCGGCGATGCCAGCCGGTAACTGCCTTCTCTGCTTCATTGACAATGACTGGATTTTTGCTACTGAAGTGTGCTAATGGGGAGAAGAAAGTTAGCCTTTTAAGAATAGATACACGTTTTTCCTCCATGACGTGTGGTGTCTTCCATTATTCGGCACATTGCCTATCTCGAGTGCACTCATTCCCGGGGAAAGTGTGtcgggtggattgaactgttgccaTGCCTCGCCAGGTTGGGAGTTTGAGTATACCATGAGCGGTAGAGGCTATTGCACCGAACTTCCTGAAGAACTGTCTTCCTAGTATCACGTTTGTGGTAGTCACAGATTTGACGACATAAAATTCGATGACTTCACTACGGAGGTAGAGTTGAGTACCCACCGTGACCGTTGCCTTGAGTCTACCTATGGGTTCTTCAGTGGAACTCGTGAACCTAGAAATGATAGCATTAGATTGCCTCATCTTCCTTCCGACACAATTTGGGAGCTGGAAAAGGCAATGGGCATACAAGACTTCAACTTCACTTCCCGTGTCGGTGTACATTTCACTGACCGGGAACCCATCTATCAGGCCGGTAATTACTACCGGTTCATCCCTAGAGTATCATGCCGGTAATCCCGGGAATGTGATGGTAGCATCTTTCCAGGAGCTTTGCGGAACAAACTCGTCCTTCTCGATGTTGATCATGTTAATGACAACTTTATCTTTTACCTTCTCACGCTTCTTGCCCTCTTCCTTTTGCCAACTGAATGTTTTGTTGGGGTCGGCTTTTTGAACTTCCAACCGGATAATAAGTGATTAAGTTCGCCTGCCTTAATGTTGGCGATGATTTCTCGTATTAACGCTTTGCATTCATCGGTGTCATGACCATTGTCTTCGTGGAATTCACAGTACTTGTCTGACTTTTGACCATCCCGCTTTCCTAACGGTGCAGGAGGGGTAAACTTTGCTTTTACGGGCTCCGTTAACAGTATTTCCCTTGGAGTTTTGGAAAAGCTGTAAATTAGAGATACCTTATCATATGGTCTTCGGCTACTCTTATCATGCCTATGGTTGTCGTGGCTTTTGTCGTAGCTGTTATGGCTTTTGTGATGGCTTTCACTGCGTCTGCTGCTGACATGACGGTGCCTGCTGTCGCTTCTCCTTTCCTCTTCTCTTTTCTTTTCACCCCGGTGATACCCAGCCAGTCTTTCCCTTCCAGAGTGTTGGTATTGCCTTGCTACCGTCACGACATCTGCAAATGTACTTGGGATGTTCCATCGGAGTTCAGAGACGAGCGATGGGTATGCATCTTTGTCCAGGCATGTTATGAATCCGGAAATCTGCTGTGTTTCCGGGAGTTCTGGGATTTTTGGCACTCCAGTATATACCTAGTGATGAAGCTTTCAATTTTCTCTCCCCGGTACATTGGTATTTCGTGAGCATACAGGTGTGTATACATATGTCGGCGGAGGTTCTGATATTGCATGAGAAACTTTTCCCGCAAGTCTGCGAAGCATGTGATTCCATTTGGTGGTAATTTGGCGAACCATTCCCTGGAAACCGACTGTAGGACAGTCAGAAAGAGATGGCA
This genomic window from Rutidosis leptorrhynchoides isolate AG116_Rl617_1_P2 chromosome 2, CSIRO_AGI_Rlap_v1, whole genome shotgun sequence contains:
- the LOC139890032 gene encoding uncharacterized protein, coding for MYTDTGSEVEVLYAHCLFQLPNCVGRKMRQSNAIISRFTSSTEEPIGRLKATVTVGTQLYLRSEVIEFYVVKSVTTTNVILGRQFFRKFGAIASTAHGILKLPTWRGMATVQSTRHTFPGNECTRDRQCAE